TGCTCCCTTTTTTCTGAATGCCAAGCTGGGGCCTCTCTTGCTCAGCCTTCTGTTCACCCAGGATTGCCTATTGTTGTCTGAGTCCCAGCTGGGGAAAGGCCCACGCATCCTGGGTGGTCAGGCGGGCAGGGGCCCTGGCTGGTGAGGGAGGCCTACCTTTGACGGCTACGTGAACGCTCTGGCTGATGGAGAGCTGGGGCTGGATGAGGACACTGCACAGGTACTCCCCCTCATCCATGCCCTTCTGCACGTCAGTCAGCTTGAGGGTCCCATTCTCAAACACCACCTGGCGGTGGTTGTCCGGCAGCAGCAGGGCATCCTTGTACCACTTGATGGAGTAGTAGGGATAGCCGATGACCCTGCAGTTGATAAGGGTGTCCCGCCCGGCGACTGCTGTGATGTTCCGCATAGCCCGGATGCTGGGGGGGCCTGGGCAGGAGtcagaagagaggaggaggaggagaagggcatGTGCTGCCGTCAGCCAGGGACAGCCGGGCACCACCCTGTGGTGCTCTTCTCAGGCACtctgcccctgagactttcgggGGCGGACATTTGGTGGGGGCACAGGGATGCCTTTTTACAAAGCTACAGACGGGCTGGAATTGGGGGGTGCCCACAGTCTCTCCAGGACTCACTGTTAATAGCTTCAAAGAGTTGCAAACGGACGCAGTATATACATGCCTTGGCCAAGAGCCATTCCCCTCGTGGGACAGGGATAGGACCAAACTGCAGCCCCACCAAGAAGTGACTGGGATTTGGGAGGGCAAGTCCTCATTTATGGGGAGATTAAGATTTTGGGATTAAAGTGGAAAGGTAGAGATTTTGTTGTTTCCATTCTACTTGCTTATTTTGATCTCGTACCCAAAAGGAATTTAAGTTAACTACTTAAAAACAACAGGAAGGTCTTCGCCAGGTGAGCTGATGACTTTCGTTCAACAAGTAAACGTGTATTGTAGGCCCCTGGGAAGGAGCTGTGAAAGGGGCTCTGATAGTGCTGGCTGGGGAGAGAGAGTGTCCTGGGCTAGGCTTGCTGGGCAGATGGCAATCTAGGGGATGGAAAGGGAGTTCAGAGGCTACCAAGCAAGACAGTGCTCCACAGGGTACAAGgtactctctgggcctcaggtccCCATCCAGAACATGAGGGGCCCAACTGGGAAATCTTCCAGGGCCCGACTGGGAAATCTTCCAGGGCCCGACTGGGAAATCTTCCAGGGCCCTGCATCTCTGTCCCACTTCCAATAcagaggagagggcaggagggTGGCCAGATGGGAAACCCACACTTCTGTCAGGAGTCCAAGGCTTGGCACAGGCAAATTCAACATGAAACTCCACCTTTGCTCCTTTTCCTACCCCCATGGCAACCAGGGGTGCCCCTGGATCAGTGCCCCTTCCCTTCCTGCTGTCCCCCTGCTCCTCTGCCCTTGGGTCAGGGGTCAGCAGTAGGGTCAGATGAAGACCAGTCAGACCCCATCGGGCTACAAAGAGCTTCAGAGGAGACTGTGTTCTCACCACAGTGACTTGAAGAACTGAGATGTGGGGATGATGCCCTTGAGGACTCCTTTCCCCACTCTTGGAGGCTGCCTTCCTTGGGACACCCccacccagcctcagcctcttacTCTTGATGGTGTGAGCCTTGCGGGAGAAGATGACGCTCTGGCTCCTGGTTGCTTATACCTCCTGGAGCATTTTGGGGGCTGGCTCAGTGGGAGGACAGAGGGAGCACAGCTTGGGTGGGCAACCATGTTAAAGACCAAGCCtggtccccagcccctgccctgtcTTGCCCTTACAAGGCCCTGGTGGGGCTGGCAGATACCAGCAGGTGTTTAGCATACTTGGGCCCCAGAGAGATTTGATGGGGAGGAATGGGCtagagggaaagagaaggggcTGGGCTGGCTGGATTTCTGGataggaggaaggaggagggggaatgGGGAGGTGAATGAGGGTGAACTGTaccagacacacacgcacacaagaATGGATGATGGCGCTTGAGGAGGGCAGGAAAAGGGGacgagagaggggagagagacctCTACTAAAATCAAAATGACGATTAATAATAAGTACTAATCAGCACAAGAATAATGGTAACCACAGAGATGGCAAAGGAACTCAAAAACCTATTCTGATATTTAAATGTAGACAGGCACCTCTTACGTTTATTCGCGCCTGATATTCAGCACTGCCCACCAAGTTCCGCGCTGTGCACCGGTACACGCCCCCGTCGCGGATCTGGGGGCCTGTGACGTTCATGTGGCTGATGGTGGTGCCGTCCGACATGGTGTACTGGTTGGTGCGGTGGCTGCCATCCCGCATAATGGGCTCATCGTCGAGGGCCCAGGTGACCGTGGGGGGCGGGGCGCCCTTGGCCGCACACATCAGTGAGAACTGCTCCCCGGGGTTGACCACCTTCTCGCTGAAGGACGAGACGATGCGGGGCGTGCCATCTGCAGGGAGCGAGGAGCCCCCTTCAGGGTCACCAAGCCATGGAGAGACGGTCCCCCCAGCCACCCCACCTCAGCAGGGGAGGAGGCAAAAAGCAGCCATAAGAGCAAAAAAGAACTTTTGTGTACATCAATTCTTCTGCTATCCGCAACCCCAAGTGGTGCCGGTTACTGCCGTACATGGATTCAGGCTGTAGGGTTTGCATCCTCCCTCAATCACTTATTAGCTCTGGgtctttgggcaagttgcttaacctctctgagtcttttGTCTCATGGATGGAGGATGGGGATAATAGCAATCATGATTATACCCACCTCATGGATAGTCTGAggataaaatgaattaatacatttcaGAGGCTTCACACAGCGCTTTGTAATTTCTTGATAAATGCTGCTTCCTCTCAACTCTTCCTCTATTAATAAAGACACAAGCTCAGAAGTTAACTGCTTAGAACTACATATGGAACCGCCTGGCCCTGTGGAGTCTGATTCCAGTTCTCTCTGCGTGGGGCCTCAGGAGGGGGTGGTGGCGCTGCAACCCTGTTAGCACAAGGCCTTAAGTCTGAGGCTGAAAGTGCACAGAGGCCGTGGCAGTGAGGAGTCTTGGCCGGGGCTTAAGTCTTGGCTAACAGAATAACCTTGGACAAGACAATTAACCTCTGTGCCCTGGCTTCCTCACGTGGAACACGGGGATGTAATCATTAACCCTGGCCATCCTTCCGCACAGGATTGTTGAAAAGGATTAAAATAGGCATTAAGTACTTTAAAAGTAGGCCAGCCACAGTtgcttatgcttgtaatctcagcactctgggaggctgagatgggaggattccttgaacccaggagtttgagaccagtctgggcaatgtagggagaccatgtctttagaaaaaatgtaaaaaaaaaaaaagccaggtgtggtggcacatgcctgtagtcccagctactcaggagctgaggcaggaggattgcttgagctcaggagtttgaggccgcagtgagctatgattgcatcactgcactccagcctgggcaacagagcaatgaGACCCGTCTCtaagaaacagaaacaagaaacaaaaaggaagacaaatgTTTGTCTGGTCGGGGTGAGGAATGAGGGCTTAGGTTCCTGGGTGCCTCACACCTTCAAGGAGTGCAGACCCACAGGCTGTGACGAGGACACCTGGGGAGGATCCCATACCTGTGGGGCTTGCTTGGGTTTGGCTGGTATCTTTGTTAGGACAAATCCTTGGAAGGAACAGAATTGTGTTGTGTTTGTTTTGGTGGCAATGAAGGAGGAGGTGGGGAACCATTAAACTTGTTTGTAAGGACAGGGTTTCTGCCAGCCCCCACTGCTCCTTTGTACAAATGAGAAAGTGGTGCCTCCTCTTTGTGGGCACAGCCCAGTGCCAGGGCTGATGGGTTGGCAAATGAGGTGCAGGCTGGATTTCAGTCCTCACCTACCCTCTTGGCTGGGCAATGTGTGCAGTGAACAACCTGAACAACCATACACAGAGGTGCTGGGTAAGGAACCCCGGGTGCTGGCAGCTTTAAAGGAGGAGATAGAGAAACAAACAGGTAAAAACCCAGGATGCTGGTGAGACACAGAGCTTGCCTTGAAGAGGTCTCAGGCAGGGAGAGGAATTGCAAGTCTAGAGGTCACTGGcactcttccagcctctgaagACTCCTCTAATACTGAAATTCTAGTAATTTCCAAGGGCAGAGACAGTAGAGTATGATGGTTAAGAAACCTGAGCTCAAATCTCCGCTCTGTCCCTTGGGCAGAGCTGTGTGAACTCGGACAAGTGACCAAAGCTGCAGTTTCCTCAACAGCAAAATGGgtaacatcattaaaaaaaaaaaagtaaaggcctcagcccaggcaggaggatcgcttcaccccagttcaagaccagcctgagcaacatagtgagactctgtctctgaaaacaaaacaaaacaaaccataaaaaattagccaggtgaacAGAATAACCTTGGACGTTAGCATGGTGCAAGATGGTCCCTGAccatagtcacagctacttgggaggctgaggtgggaggattgcttgagccagggaggttgaggctgcagtgagctgtgatcgcactactgttctccagcctgagagacagagtgggaccctgcctcaaaaaaggaaaaaagattaaaaagatttaaatataaaaaagggcTTCCACACAGGGCCCTTAGGGTGAGATGGTGCACCGGCCTGGTGTGTAGTGAGCGCTGGTTTAATGCCTCCTGGCATTGCTCCCACCTCagcaggagggagggaatgaGCTCGGCAGCCCTGAACCTGCCCCCTGTGTCCTGGCGCCCCAGCTCACCCTCAAGTGCAATGATGGCAAAGTCCTGGGCGGTCTGGGCCTTGCGGGTAGCGAAGCACTGGTAGGCCCCGGAATGGCTCTTCTGGGCCGAGGTGATGAGCAGCGTCTCGTTGCTGAGCCCGCGGATGGAGATGGCCTCGTCAGGCAGCACCAGCTCCGTGTTGCGATACCAGCGGATGGAGAACTCTGGGGAGCCCGTCAGGGCACAGGAGAGGATGACCGTGCTGCCAATGCCGGTCTTCAGCTTCTTTGGTGTCAGGGTCACATGAAGGGGATCTGGGCCGGGCCAGGGGGACGTGAGGGGaaatgggagggaggaaagaacagaaaaagggcTTACTGTGAGTGGAGTGTAGCTGGGGGTAGTTAGGGGTCACAAAAGGCCCAGGTTCTGCCTCCAGACCCCTTGTGTGGACTGGGACTGGGGAATTCCTTACTCTAGtcctcagtttactcatttgtTAAATGGCAGGCTCAGACTGAGGGATCTCTTGGTACTTGTTGTTCTGATGGCCTGTGCTCCCCTAAAACGTGTCCCTGTGCCTGGTGAGAGTGTGAGGCTCCCTCTGGCTCA
This genomic window from Pan troglodytes isolate AG18354 chromosome 9, NHGRI_mPanTro3-v2.0_pri, whole genome shotgun sequence contains:
- the DSCAML1 gene encoding cell adhesion molecule DSCAML1 isoform X3; translation: MRGNVAVFKCLIPSSVQEYVSVVSWEKDTVSIIPENRFFITYHGGLYISDVQKEDALSTYRCITKHKYSGETRQSNGARLSVTDPAESIPTILDGFHSQEVWAGHTVELPCTASGYPIPAIRWLKDGRPLPADSRWTKRITGLTISDLRTEDSGTYICEVTNTFGSAEATGILMVIDPLHVTLTPKKLKTGIGSTVILSCALTGSPEFSIRWYRNTELVLPDEAISIRGLSNETLLITSAQKSHSGAYQCFATRKAQTAQDFAIIALEDGTPRIVSSFSEKVVNPGEQFSLMCAAKGAPPPTVTWALDDEPIMRDGSHRTNQYTMSDGTTISHMNVTGPQIRDGGVYRCTARNLVGSAEYQARINVRGACLHLNIRIGF